Proteins encoded by one window of Microplitis mediator isolate UGA2020A chromosome 1, iyMicMedi2.1, whole genome shotgun sequence:
- the LOC130676422 gene encoding glutamate-gated chloride channel isoform X9 — MKFLKAAAMWPGVLPLVVLLIFLVHPSRCSPGKVNYREKEKEVLDDILGEKKYDARIRPSGENGTDGPAYVQVNIFVRSISKIDDVTMEYSVQLTFREQWLDERLKFNDFGGRLKYLTLTESTRVWMPDLFFSNEKEGHFHEIIMPNVYIRIFPHGSVLYSIRISLTLSCPMNLKLYPLDRQTCSLRMASYGWTTDDLVFVWKEGDPVQVVKNLHLPRFTLEKYLTDYCNSKTNTGEYSCLKVDLLFKREFSYYLIQIYIPCCMLVIVSWVSFWLDQSAVPARVSLGVTTLLTMATQTSGINASLPPVSYTKAIDVWTGVCLTFVFGALLEFALVNYASRSDMHRENIKKKYRTEIEHSSSVDPTTELLEPDSSTNFQMKPLVRHTEDSMTMDKVRQCEVHMMQPPKKNCCRSWLSKFPTRSKRIDVISRITFPLVFALFNLAYWSTYLFREEAENE, encoded by the exons atgCTCACCGGGAAAGGTCAACTACCGGGAGAAGGAGAAGGAAGTCCTGGACGACATTCTCGGGGAGAAAAAATACGACGCTCGTATTCGACCGAGTGGAGAGAATGGAACAG ATGGACCTGCATATGTCCAAGTCAACATATTTGTTCGAAGTATCTCAAAAATAGATGACGTAACTATG GAATATTCAGTACAATTGACGTTTCGAGAACAATGGCTGGATGAACGGCTCAAGTTCAACGATTTCGGAG gtcgattaaaatatttaacgttGACGGAATCGACGCGAGTGTGGATGCcggatctttttttttcaaacgaaaAGGAAGGACATTTTCACGAAATCATTATGCCAAATGTATATATTCGAATATTTCCTCATGGCTCGGTACTCTACAGTATacg AATATCTTTGACTCTATCGTGTCCGATGAACTTGAAGCTCTATCCACTAGATCGGCAAACTTGCTCATTAAGAATGGCCAGTT ATGGTTGGACGACTGACGATTTAGTATTTGTTTGGAAAGAGGGCGATCCCGTCCAGGTAGTGAAAAATTTACACCTCCCACGATTCACTCTGGAAAAATATCTCACTGACTATTGTAACAGTAAAACAAATACag gcgAATACAGTTGCCTAAAAGtggatttactttttaaacgtGAATTCAGTTACTAtctaatacaaatttatataccATGTTGTATGTTAGTTATTGTCTCGTGGGTGTCTTTTTGGCTAGATCAAAGCGCCGTACCAGCTCGAGTGTCACTTG GAGTGACAACATTACTGACAATGGCCACACAAACGTCTGGAATAAACGCTTCACTGCCACCAGTCTCCTACACAAAGGCCATCGACGTATGGACAGGAGTATGCCTGACCTTTGTATTCGGTGCGCTGCTAGAGTTTGCACTGGTTAATTATGCCTCGCGGAGTGACATGCACCGggagaacataaaaaaaaaataccgcaCTGAAATAGAGCACTCATCATCCGTCGATCCAACGACCGAGCTCCTTGAACCCGACAGCTCCACCAATTTCCAAATG AAGCCTCTCGTCCGACACACGGAGGATTCAATGACAATGGATAAGGTCCGGCAGTGCGAAGTACACATGATGCAACCGCCGAAAAAAAACTGCTGCAGGTCGTGGCTGTCCAAGTTCCCGACGAGATCCAAGCGCATCGACGTCATCTCACGGATCACTTTCCCCCTCGTGTTCGCTCTGTTCAACCTCGCGTACTGGTCCACGTACCTGTTTCGGGAGGAAGCGGAGAACGAATGA
- the LOC130676422 gene encoding glutamate-gated chloride channel isoform X1 produces MKFLKAAAMWPGVLPLVVLLIFLVHPSRCSPGKVNYREKEKEVLDDILGEKKYDARIRPSGENGTDGPTIVDVNIFLRSISKIDDYKMEYSVQLTFREQWLDERLKFNDFGGRLKYLTLTESTRVWMPDLFFSNEKEGHFHEIIMPNVYIRIFPHGSVLYSIRISLTLSCPMNLKLYPLDRQTCSLRMASYGWTTDDLVFVWKEGDPVQVVKNLHLPRFTLEKYLTDYCNSKTNTGEYSCLKVDLLFKREFSYYLIQIYIPCCMLVIVSWVSFWLDQSAVPARVSLGVTTLLTMATQTSGINASLPPVSYTKAIDVWTGVCLTFVFGALLEFALVNYASRSDMHRENIKKKYRTEIEHSSSVDPTTELLEPDSSTNFQMVVAVQVPDEIQAHRRHLTDHFPPRVRSVQPRVLVHVPVSGGSGERMNGNNITTTTPPSTNEETFGTRDVARGHLYHHSHSSRHHHHSRSRSHSRNTITSNHSHHVYPHINNNHQHHHQTYSRQRQHRHRHQQPPQSPTSSTQTEEGETTHGSPGVLSINSRRPPSSRGSSSPASSRMETPSPSTSMLTTAGTKTNLNSSAGNSSSKLFRRLSRLNRESCTNYFRDLSTCHTQGSARIDVISRFAFPFMFVVFNFAYWSMYLFREEDTTKMN; encoded by the exons atgCTCACCGGGAAAGGTCAACTACCGGGAGAAGGAGAAGGAAGTCCTGGACGACATTCTCGGGGAGAAAAAATACGACGCTCGTATTCGACCGAGTGGAGAGAATGGAACAG ATGGCCCAACAATTGTCGACGTCAACATCTTTCTCCGATCAATCAGCAAAATAGATGATTATAAAATG GAATATTCAGTACAATTGACGTTTCGAGAACAATGGCTGGATGAACGGCTCAAGTTCAACGATTTCGGAG gtcgattaaaatatttaacgttGACGGAATCGACGCGAGTGTGGATGCcggatctttttttttcaaacgaaaAGGAAGGACATTTTCACGAAATCATTATGCCAAATGTATATATTCGAATATTTCCTCATGGCTCGGTACTCTACAGTATacg AATATCTTTGACTCTATCGTGTCCGATGAACTTGAAGCTCTATCCACTAGATCGGCAAACTTGCTCATTAAGAATGGCCAGTT ATGGTTGGACGACTGACGATTTAGTATTTGTTTGGAAAGAGGGCGATCCCGTCCAGGTAGTGAAAAATTTACACCTCCCACGATTCACTCTGGAAAAATATCTCACTGACTATTGTAACAGTAAAACAAATACag gcgAATACAGTTGCCTAAAAGtggatttactttttaaacgtGAATTCAGTTACTAtctaatacaaatttatataccATGTTGTATGTTAGTTATTGTCTCGTGGGTGTCTTTTTGGCTAGATCAAAGCGCCGTACCAGCTCGAGTGTCACTTG GAGTGACAACATTACTGACAATGGCCACACAAACGTCTGGAATAAACGCTTCACTGCCACCAGTCTCCTACACAAAGGCCATCGACGTATGGACAGGAGTATGCCTGACCTTTGTATTCGGTGCGCTGCTAGAGTTTGCACTGGTTAATTATGCCTCGCGGAGTGACATGCACCGggagaacataaaaaaaaaataccgcaCTGAAATAGAGCACTCATCATCCGTCGATCCAACGACCGAGCTCCTTGAACCCGACAGCTCCACCAATTTCCAAATG GTCGTGGCTGTCCAAGTTCCCGACGAGATCCAAGCGCATCGACGTCATCTCACGGATCACTTTCCCCCTCGTGTTCGCTCTGTTCAACCTCGCGTACTGGTCCACGTACCTGTTTCGGGAGGAAGCGGAGAACGAATGAATGGCAACAACATCACAACAACAACACCGCCATCAACCAACGAGGAAACGTTTGGAACAAGAGACGTGGCTCGCGGCCATCTCTACCATCATTCTCACTCATCAAGACACCATCACCACTCGCGTTCACGCTCCCATTCGCGCAATACTATCACGAGTAATCATTCTCACCATGTCTATCCGCACATAAACAACAACCATCAGCACCATCATCAGACCTACAGCAGACAGCGGCAGCACCGTCATCGTCATCAGCAGCCGCCGCAGTCGCCGACTTCGTCAACTCAAACAGAGGAGGGAGAGACGACTCACGGTTCGCCCGGAGTCCTGTCGATAAATTCCCGGAGGCCACCTTCTtcaagaggttcctcatcgccaGCTTCGTCGCGCATGGAGACTCCATCTCCGTCGACGTCCATGCTCACCACCGCCGGGACTAAGACGAACCTGAACTCGTCAGCTGGAAACAGTTCTTCGAAATTATTCCGGAGATTGTCACGACTGAACCGGGAATCCTGCACCAACTACTTCAGAGATCTCTCCACCTGTCATACCCAAGGCAGCGCGAGAATAGACGTTATCTCACGCTTTGCTTTCCCCTTCATGTTTGTCGTATTCAACTTCGCTTACTGGTCCATGTACCTCTTTCGGGAGGAAGACACTACTAAAATGAATTGA
- the LOC130676422 gene encoding glutamate-gated chloride channel isoform X3 yields the protein MKFLKAAAMWPGVLPLVVLLIFLVHPSRCSPGKVNYREKEKEVLDDILGEKKYDARIRPSGENGTDGPAYVQVNIFVRSISKIDDVTMEYSVQLTFREQWLDERLKFNDFGGRLKYLTLTESTRVWMPDLFFSNEKEGHFHEIIMPNVYIRIFPHGSVLYSIRISLTLSCPMNLKLYPLDRQTCSLRMASYGWTTDDLVFVWKEGDPVQVVKNLHLPRFTLEKYLTDYCNSKTNTGEYSCLKVDLLFKREFSYYLIQIYIPCCMLVIVSWVSFWLDQSAVPARVSLGVTTLLTMATQTSGINASLPPVSYTKAIDVWTGVCLTFVFGALLEFALVNYASRSDMHRENIKKKYRTEIEHSSSVDPTTELLEPDSSTNFQMVVAVQVPDEIQAHRRHLTDHFPPRVRSVQPRVLVHVPVSGGSGERMNGNNITTTTPPSTNEETFGTRDVARGHLYHHSHSSRHHHHSRSRSHSRNTITSNHSHHVYPHINNNHQHHHQTYSRQRQHRHRHQQPPQSPTSSTQTEEGETTHGSPGVLSINSRRPPSSRGSSSPASSRMETPSPSTSMLTTAGTKTNLNSSAGNSSSKLFRRLSRLNRESCTNYFRDLSTCHTQGSARIDVISRFAFPFMFVVFNFAYWSMYLFREEDTTKMN from the exons atgCTCACCGGGAAAGGTCAACTACCGGGAGAAGGAGAAGGAAGTCCTGGACGACATTCTCGGGGAGAAAAAATACGACGCTCGTATTCGACCGAGTGGAGAGAATGGAACAG ATGGACCTGCATATGTCCAAGTCAACATATTTGTTCGAAGTATCTCAAAAATAGATGACGTAACTATG GAATATTCAGTACAATTGACGTTTCGAGAACAATGGCTGGATGAACGGCTCAAGTTCAACGATTTCGGAG gtcgattaaaatatttaacgttGACGGAATCGACGCGAGTGTGGATGCcggatctttttttttcaaacgaaaAGGAAGGACATTTTCACGAAATCATTATGCCAAATGTATATATTCGAATATTTCCTCATGGCTCGGTACTCTACAGTATacg AATATCTTTGACTCTATCGTGTCCGATGAACTTGAAGCTCTATCCACTAGATCGGCAAACTTGCTCATTAAGAATGGCCAGTT ATGGTTGGACGACTGACGATTTAGTATTTGTTTGGAAAGAGGGCGATCCCGTCCAGGTAGTGAAAAATTTACACCTCCCACGATTCACTCTGGAAAAATATCTCACTGACTATTGTAACAGTAAAACAAATACag gcgAATACAGTTGCCTAAAAGtggatttactttttaaacgtGAATTCAGTTACTAtctaatacaaatttatataccATGTTGTATGTTAGTTATTGTCTCGTGGGTGTCTTTTTGGCTAGATCAAAGCGCCGTACCAGCTCGAGTGTCACTTG GAGTGACAACATTACTGACAATGGCCACACAAACGTCTGGAATAAACGCTTCACTGCCACCAGTCTCCTACACAAAGGCCATCGACGTATGGACAGGAGTATGCCTGACCTTTGTATTCGGTGCGCTGCTAGAGTTTGCACTGGTTAATTATGCCTCGCGGAGTGACATGCACCGggagaacataaaaaaaaaataccgcaCTGAAATAGAGCACTCATCATCCGTCGATCCAACGACCGAGCTCCTTGAACCCGACAGCTCCACCAATTTCCAAATG GTCGTGGCTGTCCAAGTTCCCGACGAGATCCAAGCGCATCGACGTCATCTCACGGATCACTTTCCCCCTCGTGTTCGCTCTGTTCAACCTCGCGTACTGGTCCACGTACCTGTTTCGGGAGGAAGCGGAGAACGAATGAATGGCAACAACATCACAACAACAACACCGCCATCAACCAACGAGGAAACGTTTGGAACAAGAGACGTGGCTCGCGGCCATCTCTACCATCATTCTCACTCATCAAGACACCATCACCACTCGCGTTCACGCTCCCATTCGCGCAATACTATCACGAGTAATCATTCTCACCATGTCTATCCGCACATAAACAACAACCATCAGCACCATCATCAGACCTACAGCAGACAGCGGCAGCACCGTCATCGTCATCAGCAGCCGCCGCAGTCGCCGACTTCGTCAACTCAAACAGAGGAGGGAGAGACGACTCACGGTTCGCCCGGAGTCCTGTCGATAAATTCCCGGAGGCCACCTTCTtcaagaggttcctcatcgccaGCTTCGTCGCGCATGGAGACTCCATCTCCGTCGACGTCCATGCTCACCACCGCCGGGACTAAGACGAACCTGAACTCGTCAGCTGGAAACAGTTCTTCGAAATTATTCCGGAGATTGTCACGACTGAACCGGGAATCCTGCACCAACTACTTCAGAGATCTCTCCACCTGTCATACCCAAGGCAGCGCGAGAATAGACGTTATCTCACGCTTTGCTTTCCCCTTCATGTTTGTCGTATTCAACTTCGCTTACTGGTCCATGTACCTCTTTCGGGAGGAAGACACTACTAAAATGAATTGA
- the LOC130676422 gene encoding glutamate-gated chloride channel isoform X4: protein MWPGVLPLVVLLIFLVHPSRCSPGKVNYREKEKEVLDDILGEKKYDARIRPSGENGTDGPTIVDVNIFLRSISKIDDYKMEYSVQLTFREQWLDERLKFNDFGGRLKYLTLTESTRVWMPDLFFSNEKEGHFHEIIMPNVYIRIFPHGSVLYSIRISLTLSCPMNLKLYPLDRQTCSLRMASYGWTTDDLVFVWKEGDPVQVVKNLHLPRFTLEKYLTDYCNSKTNTGEYSCLKVDLLFKREFSYYLIQIYIPCCMLVIVSWVSFWLDQSAVPARVSLGVTTLLTMATQTSGINASLPPVSYTKAIDVWTGVCLTFVFGALLEFALVNYASRSDMHRENIKKKYRTEIEHSSSVDPTTELLEPDSSTNFQMVVAVQVPDEIQAHRRHLTDHFPPRVRSVQPRVLVHVPVSGGSGERMNGNNITTTTPPSTNEETFGTRDVARGHLYHHSHSSRHHHHSRSRSHSRNTITSNHSHHVYPHINNNHQHHHQTYSRQRQHRHRHQQPPQSPTSSTQTEEGETTHGSPGVLSINSRRPPSSRGSSSPASSRMETPSPSTSMLTTAGTKTNLNSSAGNSSSKLFRRLSRLNRESCTNYFRDLSTCHTQGSARIDVISRFAFPFMFVVFNFAYWSMYLFREEDTTKMN from the exons atgCTCACCGGGAAAGGTCAACTACCGGGAGAAGGAGAAGGAAGTCCTGGACGACATTCTCGGGGAGAAAAAATACGACGCTCGTATTCGACCGAGTGGAGAGAATGGAACAG ATGGCCCAACAATTGTCGACGTCAACATCTTTCTCCGATCAATCAGCAAAATAGATGATTATAAAATG GAATATTCAGTACAATTGACGTTTCGAGAACAATGGCTGGATGAACGGCTCAAGTTCAACGATTTCGGAG gtcgattaaaatatttaacgttGACGGAATCGACGCGAGTGTGGATGCcggatctttttttttcaaacgaaaAGGAAGGACATTTTCACGAAATCATTATGCCAAATGTATATATTCGAATATTTCCTCATGGCTCGGTACTCTACAGTATacg AATATCTTTGACTCTATCGTGTCCGATGAACTTGAAGCTCTATCCACTAGATCGGCAAACTTGCTCATTAAGAATGGCCAGTT ATGGTTGGACGACTGACGATTTAGTATTTGTTTGGAAAGAGGGCGATCCCGTCCAGGTAGTGAAAAATTTACACCTCCCACGATTCACTCTGGAAAAATATCTCACTGACTATTGTAACAGTAAAACAAATACag gcgAATACAGTTGCCTAAAAGtggatttactttttaaacgtGAATTCAGTTACTAtctaatacaaatttatataccATGTTGTATGTTAGTTATTGTCTCGTGGGTGTCTTTTTGGCTAGATCAAAGCGCCGTACCAGCTCGAGTGTCACTTG GAGTGACAACATTACTGACAATGGCCACACAAACGTCTGGAATAAACGCTTCACTGCCACCAGTCTCCTACACAAAGGCCATCGACGTATGGACAGGAGTATGCCTGACCTTTGTATTCGGTGCGCTGCTAGAGTTTGCACTGGTTAATTATGCCTCGCGGAGTGACATGCACCGggagaacataaaaaaaaaataccgcaCTGAAATAGAGCACTCATCATCCGTCGATCCAACGACCGAGCTCCTTGAACCCGACAGCTCCACCAATTTCCAAATG GTCGTGGCTGTCCAAGTTCCCGACGAGATCCAAGCGCATCGACGTCATCTCACGGATCACTTTCCCCCTCGTGTTCGCTCTGTTCAACCTCGCGTACTGGTCCACGTACCTGTTTCGGGAGGAAGCGGAGAACGAATGAATGGCAACAACATCACAACAACAACACCGCCATCAACCAACGAGGAAACGTTTGGAACAAGAGACGTGGCTCGCGGCCATCTCTACCATCATTCTCACTCATCAAGACACCATCACCACTCGCGTTCACGCTCCCATTCGCGCAATACTATCACGAGTAATCATTCTCACCATGTCTATCCGCACATAAACAACAACCATCAGCACCATCATCAGACCTACAGCAGACAGCGGCAGCACCGTCATCGTCATCAGCAGCCGCCGCAGTCGCCGACTTCGTCAACTCAAACAGAGGAGGGAGAGACGACTCACGGTTCGCCCGGAGTCCTGTCGATAAATTCCCGGAGGCCACCTTCTtcaagaggttcctcatcgccaGCTTCGTCGCGCATGGAGACTCCATCTCCGTCGACGTCCATGCTCACCACCGCCGGGACTAAGACGAACCTGAACTCGTCAGCTGGAAACAGTTCTTCGAAATTATTCCGGAGATTGTCACGACTGAACCGGGAATCCTGCACCAACTACTTCAGAGATCTCTCCACCTGTCATACCCAAGGCAGCGCGAGAATAGACGTTATCTCACGCTTTGCTTTCCCCTTCATGTTTGTCGTATTCAACTTCGCTTACTGGTCCATGTACCTCTTTCGGGAGGAAGACACTACTAAAATGAATTGA
- the LOC130676422 gene encoding glutamate-gated chloride channel isoform X2, whose translation MKFLKAAAMWPGVLPLVVLLIFLVHPSRCSPGKVNYREKEKEVLDDILGEKKYDARIRPSGENGTDGPAIVRVNLFVRSIATISDIKMEYSVQLTFREQWLDERLKFNDFGGRLKYLTLTESTRVWMPDLFFSNEKEGHFHEIIMPNVYIRIFPHGSVLYSIRISLTLSCPMNLKLYPLDRQTCSLRMASYGWTTDDLVFVWKEGDPVQVVKNLHLPRFTLEKYLTDYCNSKTNTGEYSCLKVDLLFKREFSYYLIQIYIPCCMLVIVSWVSFWLDQSAVPARVSLGVTTLLTMATQTSGINASLPPVSYTKAIDVWTGVCLTFVFGALLEFALVNYASRSDMHRENIKKKYRTEIEHSSSVDPTTELLEPDSSTNFQMVVAVQVPDEIQAHRRHLTDHFPPRVRSVQPRVLVHVPVSGGSGERMNGNNITTTTPPSTNEETFGTRDVARGHLYHHSHSSRHHHHSRSRSHSRNTITSNHSHHVYPHINNNHQHHHQTYSRQRQHRHRHQQPPQSPTSSTQTEEGETTHGSPGVLSINSRRPPSSRGSSSPASSRMETPSPSTSMLTTAGTKTNLNSSAGNSSSKLFRRLSRLNRESCTNYFRDLSTCHTQGSARIDVISRFAFPFMFVVFNFAYWSMYLFREEDTTKMN comes from the exons atgCTCACCGGGAAAGGTCAACTACCGGGAGAAGGAGAAGGAAGTCCTGGACGACATTCTCGGGGAGAAAAAATACGACGCTCGTATTCGACCGAGTGGAGAGAATGGAACAG ATGGGCCGGCCATTGTCCGGGTAAACCTGTTTGTAAGAAGCATTGCAACAATTAGTGACATCAAGATG GAATATTCAGTACAATTGACGTTTCGAGAACAATGGCTGGATGAACGGCTCAAGTTCAACGATTTCGGAG gtcgattaaaatatttaacgttGACGGAATCGACGCGAGTGTGGATGCcggatctttttttttcaaacgaaaAGGAAGGACATTTTCACGAAATCATTATGCCAAATGTATATATTCGAATATTTCCTCATGGCTCGGTACTCTACAGTATacg AATATCTTTGACTCTATCGTGTCCGATGAACTTGAAGCTCTATCCACTAGATCGGCAAACTTGCTCATTAAGAATGGCCAGTT ATGGTTGGACGACTGACGATTTAGTATTTGTTTGGAAAGAGGGCGATCCCGTCCAGGTAGTGAAAAATTTACACCTCCCACGATTCACTCTGGAAAAATATCTCACTGACTATTGTAACAGTAAAACAAATACag gcgAATACAGTTGCCTAAAAGtggatttactttttaaacgtGAATTCAGTTACTAtctaatacaaatttatataccATGTTGTATGTTAGTTATTGTCTCGTGGGTGTCTTTTTGGCTAGATCAAAGCGCCGTACCAGCTCGAGTGTCACTTG GAGTGACAACATTACTGACAATGGCCACACAAACGTCTGGAATAAACGCTTCACTGCCACCAGTCTCCTACACAAAGGCCATCGACGTATGGACAGGAGTATGCCTGACCTTTGTATTCGGTGCGCTGCTAGAGTTTGCACTGGTTAATTATGCCTCGCGGAGTGACATGCACCGggagaacataaaaaaaaaataccgcaCTGAAATAGAGCACTCATCATCCGTCGATCCAACGACCGAGCTCCTTGAACCCGACAGCTCCACCAATTTCCAAATG GTCGTGGCTGTCCAAGTTCCCGACGAGATCCAAGCGCATCGACGTCATCTCACGGATCACTTTCCCCCTCGTGTTCGCTCTGTTCAACCTCGCGTACTGGTCCACGTACCTGTTTCGGGAGGAAGCGGAGAACGAATGAATGGCAACAACATCACAACAACAACACCGCCATCAACCAACGAGGAAACGTTTGGAACAAGAGACGTGGCTCGCGGCCATCTCTACCATCATTCTCACTCATCAAGACACCATCACCACTCGCGTTCACGCTCCCATTCGCGCAATACTATCACGAGTAATCATTCTCACCATGTCTATCCGCACATAAACAACAACCATCAGCACCATCATCAGACCTACAGCAGACAGCGGCAGCACCGTCATCGTCATCAGCAGCCGCCGCAGTCGCCGACTTCGTCAACTCAAACAGAGGAGGGAGAGACGACTCACGGTTCGCCCGGAGTCCTGTCGATAAATTCCCGGAGGCCACCTTCTtcaagaggttcctcatcgccaGCTTCGTCGCGCATGGAGACTCCATCTCCGTCGACGTCCATGCTCACCACCGCCGGGACTAAGACGAACCTGAACTCGTCAGCTGGAAACAGTTCTTCGAAATTATTCCGGAGATTGTCACGACTGAACCGGGAATCCTGCACCAACTACTTCAGAGATCTCTCCACCTGTCATACCCAAGGCAGCGCGAGAATAGACGTTATCTCACGCTTTGCTTTCCCCTTCATGTTTGTCGTATTCAACTTCGCTTACTGGTCCATGTACCTCTTTCGGGAGGAAGACACTACTAAAATGAATTGA
- the LOC130676422 gene encoding glutamate-gated chloride channel isoform X10 gives MKFLKAAAMWPGVLPLVVLLIFLVHPSRCSPGKVNYREKEKEVLDDILGEKKYDARIRPSGENGTDGPAYVQVNIFVRSISKIDDVTMEYSVQLTFREQWLDERLKFNDFGGRLKYLTLTESTRVWMPDLFFSNEKEGHFHEIIMPNVYIRIFPHGSVLYSIRISLTLSCPMNLKLYPLDRQTCSLRMASYGWTTDDLVFVWKEGDPVQVVKNLHLPRFTLEKYLTDYCNSKTNTGEYSCLKVDLLFKREFSYYLIQIYIPCCMLVIVSWVSFWLDQSAVPARVSLGVTTLLTMATQTSGINASLPPVSYTKAIDVWTGVCLTFVFGALLEFALVNYASRSDMHRENIKKKYRTEIEHSSSVDPTTELLEPDSSTNFQMPLVRHTEDSMTMDKVRQCEVHMMQPPKKNCCRSWLSKFPTRSKRIDVISRITFPLVFALFNLAYWSTYLFREEAENE, from the exons atgCTCACCGGGAAAGGTCAACTACCGGGAGAAGGAGAAGGAAGTCCTGGACGACATTCTCGGGGAGAAAAAATACGACGCTCGTATTCGACCGAGTGGAGAGAATGGAACAG ATGGACCTGCATATGTCCAAGTCAACATATTTGTTCGAAGTATCTCAAAAATAGATGACGTAACTATG GAATATTCAGTACAATTGACGTTTCGAGAACAATGGCTGGATGAACGGCTCAAGTTCAACGATTTCGGAG gtcgattaaaatatttaacgttGACGGAATCGACGCGAGTGTGGATGCcggatctttttttttcaaacgaaaAGGAAGGACATTTTCACGAAATCATTATGCCAAATGTATATATTCGAATATTTCCTCATGGCTCGGTACTCTACAGTATacg AATATCTTTGACTCTATCGTGTCCGATGAACTTGAAGCTCTATCCACTAGATCGGCAAACTTGCTCATTAAGAATGGCCAGTT ATGGTTGGACGACTGACGATTTAGTATTTGTTTGGAAAGAGGGCGATCCCGTCCAGGTAGTGAAAAATTTACACCTCCCACGATTCACTCTGGAAAAATATCTCACTGACTATTGTAACAGTAAAACAAATACag gcgAATACAGTTGCCTAAAAGtggatttactttttaaacgtGAATTCAGTTACTAtctaatacaaatttatataccATGTTGTATGTTAGTTATTGTCTCGTGGGTGTCTTTTTGGCTAGATCAAAGCGCCGTACCAGCTCGAGTGTCACTTG GAGTGACAACATTACTGACAATGGCCACACAAACGTCTGGAATAAACGCTTCACTGCCACCAGTCTCCTACACAAAGGCCATCGACGTATGGACAGGAGTATGCCTGACCTTTGTATTCGGTGCGCTGCTAGAGTTTGCACTGGTTAATTATGCCTCGCGGAGTGACATGCACCGggagaacataaaaaaaaaataccgcaCTGAAATAGAGCACTCATCATCCGTCGATCCAACGACCGAGCTCCTTGAACCCGACAGCTCCACCAATTTCCAAATG CCTCTCGTCCGACACACGGAGGATTCAATGACAATGGATAAGGTCCGGCAGTGCGAAGTACACATGATGCAACCGCCGAAAAAAAACTGCTGCAGGTCGTGGCTGTCCAAGTTCCCGACGAGATCCAAGCGCATCGACGTCATCTCACGGATCACTTTCCCCCTCGTGTTCGCTCTGTTCAACCTCGCGTACTGGTCCACGTACCTGTTTCGGGAGGAAGCGGAGAACGAATGA